The following proteins come from a genomic window of Lycium ferocissimum isolate CSIRO_LF1 chromosome 4, AGI_CSIRO_Lferr_CH_V1, whole genome shotgun sequence:
- the LOC132054873 gene encoding non-specific lipid-transfer protein-like, with amino-acid sequence MAKTILTLFALALILGQTNAVMQCGTDVIPKVISCGGFVLGMAATPSQDCCVGLQSLAKVAAASQPDRKDICMCFKAAMKAAPVDYSKTKQLPELCNFTSPIPIEPNLDCSKVI; translated from the exons ATGGCAAAAACCATTTTGACTTTGTTTGCTCTGGCTCTAATTTTAGGCCAAACAAATGCAGTTATGCAATGTGGTACTGATGTTATACCAAAAGTAATTTCTTGTGGAGGATTTGTGCTAGGTATGGCTGCAACACCTAGCCAAGATTGTTGTGTTGGATTGCAAAGTTTGGCTAAAGTGGCTGCTGCCTCACAACCTGACCGCAAAGATATTTGTATGTGCTTCAAAGCTGCCATGAAAGCTGCCCCAGTGGATTATTCAAAAACTAAACAACTTCCTGAGCTATGCAACTTCACTAGCCCTATACCAATTGAACCCAATCTTGATTGCTCCAA GGTTATTTGA
- the LOC132054874 gene encoding agamous-like MADS-box protein AGL29 encodes MERKSFSIRKNIEVQFIKDKRAEHAKISKMQKALCKKANELSILCGIEIAIIIFSVGGQPFLFGNPDVESVVHQFLEANQPTASPSSRYIMKKRKKEERENKGKDIDQSEDFKMTDLEKFEKLNQEIEKFEDYLIKEIAEQQSAIGSEYPEVVLEMNATSSLTLLSNWLSL; translated from the coding sequence ATGGAAAGAAAGAGTTTCTCGATTAGAAAAAATATTGAGGTGCAGTTTATCAAAGATAAACGTGCTGAGCATGCTAAAATATCTAAAATGCAGAAAGCTCTCTGCAAGAAAGCAAATGAGCTTTCTATTTTATGTGGAATTGAAATCgcaataattattttttcagtTGGAGGTCAACCATTTTTATTTGGTAACCCTGATGTTGAATCGGTTGTCCACCAATTTTTGGAGGCCAACCAACCAACTGCATCTCCATCAAGCCGCTATATaatgaagaaaaggaagaaagaagaacGTGAGAACAAAGGAAAAGATATCGATCAGTCAGAGGATTTTAAGATGACtgatttggaaaaatttgagaaattaaaCCAAGAGATCGAgaaatttgaagattatttGATTAAGGAAATTGCTGAGCAACAATCTGCGATTGGTTCTGAATATCCAGAAGTTGTGCTTGAAATGAATGCGACTAGTTCTTTGACTTTGCTATCTAATTGGTTGAGTCTTTAA